The Streptomyces laurentii genome contains a region encoding:
- a CDS encoding tetR-family transcriptional regulator (Helix-turn-helix domains; cl00088;~TetR-family transcriptional regulator [Streptomyces albus J1074];~Transcriptional regulator [Transcription]; COG1309;~identified by MetaGeneAnnotator; putative): MAIDGGTSGTNEQKPRRGRRVRMTGAERREQLLDIGRTLFAAKGFEGTSVEEIAAKAGVSKPVVYEHFGGKEGLYAVVVDREMRQLLDMVTGALTAGHPRELLEQAAFALLDYIERYTDGFRILVRDSPVAQSTGTFASLISDIATQVEDILGLEFKARGFDPKLAPLYAQALVGSVALTGQWWLDVRKPKKAEVAAHLVNLAWHGLDGLEQKPRLIGHRKS; the protein is encoded by the coding sequence GTGGCGATCGACGGCGGTACCAGCGGTACGAACGAGCAGAAGCCCCGGCGCGGCCGCCGGGTGAGGATGACGGGCGCGGAGCGCCGGGAACAGCTCCTCGACATCGGTCGCACCCTTTTCGCGGCGAAGGGCTTCGAGGGCACGTCGGTGGAGGAGATCGCGGCGAAGGCCGGGGTGTCCAAGCCGGTGGTGTACGAGCACTTCGGCGGCAAGGAGGGCCTGTACGCGGTCGTGGTCGACCGGGAGATGCGCCAGCTGCTCGACATGGTGACCGGGGCGCTGACCGCGGGCCACCCGCGCGAGCTGCTGGAACAGGCGGCGTTCGCGCTCCTCGACTACATCGAGCGGTACACGGACGGCTTCCGGATCCTGGTGCGGGACTCGCCGGTGGCGCAGTCGACGGGCACGTTCGCGTCGCTGATCAGCGACATCGCCACGCAGGTGGAGGACATCCTGGGTCTGGAGTTCAAGGCCCGGGGCTTCGACCCGAAGCTGGCGCCGCTGTACGCGCAGGCGCTGGTGGGCAGTGTGGCGCTGACCGGCCAGTGGTGGCTGGACGTGCGCAAGCCGAAGAAGGCGGAGGTCGCCGCGCATCTGGTGAACCTGGCCTGGCACGGCCTCGACGGTCTGGAGCAGAAGCCGCGGCTGATAGGCCACCGCAAGAGCTGA
- a CDS encoding glyoxalase (This conserved domain belongs to a superfamily including the bleomycin resistance protein, glyoxalase I, and type I ring-cleaving dioxygenases; cd07245;~dimer interface [polypeptide binding];~glyoxalase [Streptomyces davawensis JCM4913];~identified by MetaGeneAnnotator; putative;~putative metal binding site [ion binding]), translating to MLVALDHVQLAAPAGSEPRLRAYYEGVLGMTEIPKPPVLAARGGCWFAAADGAVQVHVGVEADFRPARKAHPGLRVSGIDAFAARVAAHGGAVVWDDHLPGHRRFYSEDPVGNRLEFLEPVE from the coding sequence ATGCTCGTCGCCCTCGACCACGTCCAGCTCGCCGCCCCCGCCGGCAGCGAACCGCGGCTGCGCGCCTACTACGAGGGTGTGCTCGGGATGACCGAGATCCCGAAGCCGCCCGTCCTCGCCGCCCGGGGCGGCTGCTGGTTCGCCGCCGCCGACGGCGCCGTCCAGGTGCACGTGGGTGTGGAGGCCGACTTCAGACCGGCCCGCAAGGCCCACCCCGGCCTGCGGGTCAGCGGCATCGACGCGTTCGCCGCGCGGGTCGCCGCGCACGGCGGCGCCGTCGTCTGGGACGACCACCTGCCCGGGCACCGGCGGTTCTACTCCGAGGACCCCGTCGGCAACCGGCTGGAGTTCCTCGAACCCGTGGAGTGA
- a CDS encoding trans-aconitate 2-methyltransferase (S-adenosylmethionine binding site [chemical binding];~S-adenosylmethionine-dependent methyltransferases (SAM or AdoMet-MTase), class I; AdoMet-MTases are enzymes that use S-adenosyl-L-methionine (SAM or AdoMet) as a substrate for methyltransfer, creating the product S-adenosyl-L-homocysteine (AdoHcy); cd02440;~Trans-aconitate 2-methyltransferase [Streptomyces venezuelae ATCC10712];~Trans-aconitate methyltransferase [General function prediction only]; COG4106;~identified by MetaGeneAnnotator; putative), whose protein sequence is MRSVDSAAPTWDPQQYLRHSEHRTRPFLDLLARIPRLPSQERPARIADIGCGPGNVTALLADRWPDAHITGFDLSSEMLEQAEKDWSGTTAGGGWLDFRLADAAHWTPDEPYDLIVSNAALQWVPNHPESLPAWVAGLRPGGTLAFQVPGNFTSPSHALLGELCETPEWRSRVGDQGRRFVHILEPAEYLHRLSGLGYGVDVWETTYHQMLTGEDPVLDWVKGTALRPVLTALGDDQAAVDAFLAAYRERLREAYPPGPYGTAFPFRRIFALVRKAF, encoded by the coding sequence ATGCGTTCCGTGGACTCCGCCGCACCAACGTGGGACCCACAGCAGTACCTGCGGCATTCGGAACACCGCACCCGGCCGTTCCTCGATCTGCTCGCACGAATACCGCGCCTGCCCAGCCAAGAACGGCCCGCCCGCATCGCCGACATCGGATGCGGTCCGGGCAACGTCACCGCTCTGCTCGCCGACCGCTGGCCGGACGCCCACATCACCGGCTTCGACCTGTCGTCCGAAATGCTGGAGCAGGCCGAGAAGGACTGGTCCGGCACCACCGCCGGCGGCGGCTGGCTCGACTTCCGGCTCGCCGACGCGGCGCACTGGACGCCCGACGAGCCGTACGACCTGATCGTCTCCAACGCCGCCCTGCAATGGGTGCCCAACCATCCCGAGTCCCTGCCCGCCTGGGTCGCCGGCCTCAGGCCCGGCGGCACGCTGGCCTTCCAGGTCCCCGGCAACTTCACCTCGCCCAGCCACGCCCTCCTCGGCGAACTGTGCGAGACCCCCGAATGGCGCAGCCGGGTCGGCGACCAGGGCCGGCGGTTCGTCCACATCCTGGAACCCGCCGAATATCTGCACCGGCTGTCCGGGCTGGGATACGGCGTGGACGTGTGGGAGACCACGTACCACCAGATGCTGACCGGCGAGGACCCCGTCCTCGACTGGGTCAAGGGCACCGCCCTGCGGCCCGTCCTCACCGCCCTCGGCGACGACCAGGCCGCCGTCGACGCCTTCCTCGCCGCGTACCGGGAGCGGCTGCGCGAGGCCTACCCGCCCGGCCCGTACGGCACCGCCTTCCCGTTCCGCAGGATCTTCGCCCTCGTCCGGAAGGCCTTCTAG
- a CDS encoding marR-family regulator (Helix-turn-helix domains; cl00088;~MarR-family regulator [Streptomyces albus J1074];~helix_turn_helix multiple antibiotic resistance protein; smart00347;~identified by MetaGeneAnnotator; putative), which yields MEDEVDRLVAAWRRERPDLDVEPLEVLSRVSRLARHLDRARRLAFSEHQLEPWEFDVLTSLRRAGAPYQLSPGQLLTQTLVTSGTMTNRIDRLTKKGLVERLPDPSDRRGVLVRLTPEGRDRADQSLAGLLAQERAILARLAPAERTELASLLRQLTAPFDNTPI from the coding sequence ATGGAGGACGAGGTCGACCGACTGGTCGCTGCATGGCGCCGCGAGCGCCCCGACCTCGACGTGGAACCGCTCGAGGTGCTCAGCCGCGTCTCCCGGCTGGCCCGCCACCTCGACCGCGCCCGTCGGCTCGCCTTCTCCGAGCACCAGCTGGAGCCCTGGGAGTTCGACGTCCTCACGTCGCTGCGCCGCGCCGGCGCGCCCTACCAGCTCTCCCCCGGCCAGCTGCTCACCCAGACCCTGGTCACCTCGGGCACGATGACCAACCGGATCGACCGCCTCACCAAGAAGGGCCTGGTCGAACGGCTCCCCGACCCGAGCGACCGGCGCGGCGTGCTGGTCCGCCTGACCCCCGAGGGCCGCGACCGCGCCGACCAGTCCCTGGCCGGCCTGCTCGCCCAGGAACGCGCCATCCTGGCCCGTCTGGCCCCCGCGGAACGCACCGAACTGGCCAGCCTGCTGCGCCAGTTGACGGCCCCGTTCGACAACACCCCGATCTGA
- a CDS encoding two-component system response regulator (C-terminal DNA-binding domain of LuxR-like proteins. This domain contains a helix-turn-helix motif and binds DNA. Proteins belonging to this group are response regulators; some act as transcriptional activators, others as transcriptional repressors. Many...; cd06170;~DNA binding residues [nucleotide binding];~Response regulator containing a CheY-like receiver domain and an HTH DNA-binding domain [Signal transduction mechanisms / Transcription]; COG2197;~Signal receiver domain; originally thought to be unique to bacteria (CheY, OmpR, NtrC, and PhoB), now recently identified in eukaroytes ETR1 Arabidopsis thaliana; this domain receives the signal from the sensor partner in a two-component systems; cd00156;~dimerization interface [polypeptide binding];~identified by MetaGeneAnnotator; putative;~intermolecular recognition site;~phosphorylation site [posttranslational modification];~two-component system response regulator [Streptomyces avermitilis MA-4680]) has translation MARIRVLVVDDHRVFAESLAAALAAEPDVDVAAAGSGAAARRALDRAAAEGRRFDVLLVDADLGGADGVALVAELREGRPSLRVVVLAEKDDAPRAALALQNGASGWVAKDCSLQRLLAVVRGVLRDETHLPPALLTGVLRELTEARRHRTESERLVEALTPREREVLRCMVAGLGRKAVAERLFLSPHTVRTHMQNVLGKLGVHSTLAAVALARRAGVGPVEDVAS, from the coding sequence GTGGCCCGAATCCGGGTTCTGGTGGTGGACGACCATCGCGTGTTCGCCGAATCGCTGGCCGCCGCCCTCGCGGCGGAGCCCGACGTCGACGTCGCCGCCGCGGGGAGCGGGGCCGCCGCGCGGCGTGCGCTGGACCGGGCCGCGGCCGAGGGGCGGCGGTTCGACGTGCTGCTCGTCGACGCCGATCTGGGCGGGGCCGACGGGGTCGCGCTGGTCGCGGAGCTGCGCGAGGGCCGCCCGTCGCTGCGGGTCGTGGTGCTCGCCGAGAAGGACGACGCCCCGCGCGCCGCGCTCGCTCTGCAGAACGGGGCCTCCGGCTGGGTCGCCAAGGACTGCTCGCTGCAGCGCCTGCTCGCGGTCGTCCGCGGCGTCCTGCGGGACGAGACGCATCTGCCGCCCGCCCTGCTCACCGGCGTCCTGCGCGAGCTGACCGAGGCCCGCCGGCACCGCACGGAGAGCGAGCGGCTCGTCGAGGCGCTCACGCCGCGCGAGCGGGAAGTACTGCGCTGCATGGTGGCGGGACTGGGGCGCAAGGCCGTCGCCGAGCGCCTGTTCCTGTCCCCGCACACCGTACGGACGCACATGCAGAACGTGCTGGGGAAGCTGGGCGTCCACTCCACGCTGGCCGCGGTGGCGCTGGCCCGGCGGGCCGGGGTCGGGCCCGTGGAGGACGTCGCCTCCTGA
- a CDS encoding galactokinase (GHMP kinases C terminal; pfam08544;~GHMP kinases N terminal domain; pfam00288;~Galactokinase [Carbohydrate transport and metabolism]; COG0153;~Galactokinase galactose-binding signature; pfam10509;~galactokinase [Streptomyces cattleya NRRL 8057 = DSM46488];~identified by MetaGeneAnnotator; putative), with the protein MRIAAEFDALYGARPEGVWAAPGRVNLIGEYTDFNEGFVLPLALPHTAVAAVSRRDDGVLRLHSRDVEGGVVEARVDALAPGSVSGWAAYPAGVVWALRDAGHPVGGADVHLASTVPTGAGLSSSAALEVVTALALDELYGLGLGRPELAVLAQRAENAFVGVPCGVMDQMASACATEGHALFLDTRDLTYRQVPFDLAADGLRLLVVDTRVKHALGDGAYAERRAGCEAGARALGVRTLRDVSITQLDDALRKLQGEAESVRRCVRHVVTDNDRVARVIALLDGGDPRAVGALLVEGHTSLRDDLRVSCPELDLVVEAAVEAGALGARMTGGGFGGSAVVLVESERADAVSAAVTGAFAGAGYGVPGVFAAVPAAGARRVG; encoded by the coding sequence ATGAGGATCGCGGCAGAGTTCGACGCGCTGTACGGGGCCCGGCCCGAAGGAGTCTGGGCCGCGCCCGGACGCGTCAACCTCATCGGTGAGTACACCGACTTCAACGAGGGCTTCGTGCTCCCGCTGGCTCTGCCGCACACCGCCGTGGCCGCCGTCTCCCGCAGGGACGACGGCGTGCTGCGGCTGCACTCCCGGGACGTCGAGGGCGGTGTGGTGGAGGCCCGGGTCGACGCGCTCGCGCCCGGCTCCGTGAGCGGCTGGGCCGCGTACCCCGCCGGGGTCGTCTGGGCCCTGCGCGACGCCGGACACCCCGTCGGCGGCGCCGACGTCCACCTCGCCTCCACCGTGCCCACCGGCGCCGGACTCTCCTCCTCCGCCGCCCTCGAAGTCGTCACCGCGCTCGCCCTCGACGAGCTGTACGGACTCGGCCTCGGCCGCCCCGAACTCGCCGTGCTCGCCCAGCGCGCCGAGAACGCCTTCGTCGGCGTGCCCTGCGGCGTCATGGACCAGATGGCCTCCGCGTGCGCCACCGAAGGCCACGCGCTGTTCCTCGACACCCGCGACCTGACATATCGACAGGTGCCCTTCGACCTCGCCGCCGACGGACTGCGGCTCCTCGTCGTCGACACCCGCGTGAAGCACGCGCTCGGAGACGGCGCGTACGCGGAGCGGCGCGCCGGTTGCGAAGCGGGCGCGCGGGCGCTCGGGGTGCGGACGCTGCGCGACGTGAGCATCACGCAACTGGACGACGCGCTGCGTAAGTTGCAGGGAGAGGCGGAATCGGTACGGCGCTGCGTCCGGCACGTCGTCACCGACAACGACCGCGTCGCACGCGTCATCGCGCTCCTCGACGGCGGCGACCCGCGCGCCGTCGGAGCGCTGCTCGTCGAAGGACACACGTCCCTGCGGGACGACCTGCGGGTGTCCTGCCCCGAGTTGGACCTGGTGGTCGAGGCGGCGGTCGAGGCCGGGGCGCTGGGGGCGCGGATGACGGGGGGCGGGTTCGGGGGGTCCGCGGTGGTGCTCGTGGAGTCGGAGCGGGCGGACGCGGTGTCGGCGGCGGTGACCGGCGCGTTCGCCGGCGCGGGGTACGGGGTGCCGGGGGTCTTCGCGGCGGTGCCGGCCGCGGGGGCGCGGCGCGTGGGCTGA
- a CDS encoding UDP-glucose 4-epimerase (NAD binding site [chemical binding];~UDP-glucose 4 epimerase, subgroup 1, extended (e) SDRs; cd05247;~UDP-glucose 4-epimerase [Cell envelope biogenesis, outer membrane]; COG1087;~UDP-glucose 4-epimerase [Streptomyces albus J1074];~homodimer interface [polypeptide binding];~identified by MetaGeneAnnotator; putative;~substrate binding site [chemical binding]): MSKYLVTGGAGYVGSTVATHLLEAGHEVTVLDDLSTGFREGVPAGATFIEGRIQDAARWLDSSYDGVLHFAAYSQVGESVVKPEKYWDNNVGGTMALIAAMRDAGVRQLVFSSTAATYGEPQSVPITESAPTAPTNPYGASKLAVDHMITGECAAHGLAAVSLRYFNVAGAYHECGERHDPESHLIPLVLQVALGKRAAINVYGDDYPTPDGTCVRDYIHVADLAEAHLAALGAMKPGEHQICNLGNGNGFSVREVIETVRKVTGHPVPEVMAERRAGDPAVLVASADAARERLGWTPSRADLAGIVEDAWAFARKQEKEQE, encoded by the coding sequence TTGAGTAAGTACCTGGTGACGGGTGGAGCCGGCTACGTGGGCAGCACGGTCGCCACGCACCTGCTGGAGGCGGGACACGAGGTCACCGTCCTCGACGACCTCTCCACCGGCTTCCGCGAAGGCGTCCCCGCCGGCGCGACGTTCATCGAGGGCCGCATCCAGGACGCCGCGCGCTGGCTCGACTCCTCGTACGACGGCGTCCTGCACTTCGCCGCGTACTCGCAGGTCGGCGAATCCGTCGTCAAGCCCGAGAAGTACTGGGACAACAACGTCGGCGGCACCATGGCCCTCATCGCCGCCATGCGCGACGCCGGCGTCCGGCAGCTGGTCTTCTCGTCGACCGCCGCCACCTACGGCGAGCCGCAGAGCGTGCCGATCACCGAGTCCGCGCCCACCGCGCCGACCAACCCGTACGGCGCCAGCAAGCTCGCCGTCGACCACATGATCACCGGCGAGTGCGCCGCGCACGGCCTCGCCGCCGTCTCCCTGCGCTACTTCAACGTCGCCGGCGCCTACCACGAGTGCGGCGAGCGGCACGACCCCGAGTCGCACCTCATCCCGCTCGTCCTCCAGGTCGCCCTCGGCAAGCGCGCCGCCATCAACGTCTACGGCGACGACTACCCGACGCCTGACGGCACCTGCGTCCGCGACTACATCCACGTCGCCGACCTCGCCGAGGCGCACCTCGCCGCGCTCGGCGCGATGAAGCCCGGCGAGCACCAGATCTGCAACCTCGGCAACGGCAACGGCTTCTCCGTCCGCGAGGTCATCGAGACCGTCCGCAAGGTCACCGGGCACCCCGTGCCCGAGGTCATGGCCGAGCGCCGCGCCGGCGACCCGGCCGTGCTCGTCGCCTCCGCCGACGCCGCGCGCGAGCGGCTCGGCTGGACGCCGTCGCGCGCCGACCTCGCGGGCATCGTCGAGGACGCGTGGGCGTTCGCGCGGAAGCAGGAAAAGGAACAGGAGTAG
- a CDS encoding galactose-1-phosphate uridylyltransferase (Galactose-1-phosphate uridyl transferase (GalT): This enzyme playsa key role in galactose metabolism by catalysing the transfer of a uridine 5'-phosphoryl group from UDP-galactose 1-phosphate. The structure of E.coli GalT reveals that the enzyme...; cd00608;~Galactose-1-phosphate uridylyltransferase [Energy production and conversion]; COG1085;~dimer interface [polypeptide binding];~galactose-1-phosphate uridylyltransferase [Streptomyces cattleya NRRL 8057 = DSM46488];~identified by MetaGeneAnnotator; putative) produces MKKPAVKKTVTHLADGRELVYFDAHDDTVRDAADPRPLTPVTSASEIRHDPLLDEHVAIASHRQGRTYHPPADSCPLCPSTGDRHSEIPADAYDVAVFENRFPSLSGDNGRCEVVCFTSDHTASFADLTEERAALVVAAWTDRTAELAARPGVRQVYCFENRGTEIGVTLAHPHGQIYAFPFTTPRTATMLRTAAAHRARTGRNLFDDVLARERAGERVVLAGEHWTAFVPYAARWPYEVHLYPHHRVPDLTALGDDARAELPGLYLELLRRFDRLFGPDAPPTPYISAWHQAPADARDEFALHLELFTVRRASGKLKYLAGTESGMGAFMNDVSPESAADRLREVASS; encoded by the coding sequence GTGAAGAAGCCCGCCGTGAAGAAGACCGTCACCCACCTCGCCGACGGGCGCGAACTCGTCTACTTCGACGCCCACGACGACACCGTCCGCGACGCCGCCGACCCGCGCCCCCTCACGCCCGTCACCTCGGCCTCCGAGATCCGCCACGACCCGCTCCTCGACGAGCACGTCGCCATCGCCTCGCACCGCCAGGGCCGCACCTACCACCCGCCCGCCGACAGCTGCCCGCTCTGCCCCTCCACCGGCGACCGGCACAGCGAGATCCCCGCGGACGCGTACGACGTCGCCGTCTTCGAGAACCGCTTCCCCTCCCTCTCCGGCGACAACGGCCGCTGCGAGGTCGTCTGCTTCACCTCCGACCACACCGCCTCCTTCGCCGACCTCACCGAGGAGCGGGCCGCCCTCGTCGTCGCCGCCTGGACCGACCGCACCGCCGAACTCGCCGCCCGCCCCGGCGTCCGGCAGGTCTACTGCTTCGAGAACCGCGGCACCGAGATCGGCGTCACCCTCGCCCACCCCCACGGCCAGATCTACGCCTTCCCCTTCACCACCCCGCGCACCGCGACCATGCTGCGCACCGCCGCCGCGCACCGCGCGCGTACCGGCCGCAATCTCTTCGACGACGTCCTCGCGCGCGAGCGGGCCGGTGAACGGGTCGTCCTGGCCGGCGAGCACTGGACCGCGTTCGTGCCGTACGCCGCCCGCTGGCCCTACGAGGTCCACCTCTACCCGCACCACCGGGTCCCCGACCTCACCGCCCTCGGCGACGACGCCCGCGCCGAACTCCCGGGCCTCTACCTCGAATTGCTGCGCCGCTTCGACCGCCTCTTCGGGCCCGACGCCCCGCCCACTCCGTACATCTCCGCCTGGCACCAGGCCCCCGCCGACGCCCGCGACGAGTTCGCCCTGCACCTGGAGCTTTTCACCGTCCGCCGAGCCTCTGGCAAGCTGAAGTACCTCGCGGGCACCGAATCCGGGATGGGCGCCTTCATGAACGACGTCTCACCGGAGTCCGCGGCCGACAGACTCCGAGAGGTGGCAAGCAGTTGA
- a CDS encoding luxR family two component transcriptional regulator (C-terminal DNA-binding domain of LuxR-like proteins. This domain contains a helix-turn-helix motif and binds DNA. Proteins belonging to this group are response regulators; some act as transcriptional activators, others as transcriptional repressors. Many...; cd06170;~DNA binding residues [nucleotide binding];~KEGG: sma:SAV_3581 two-component system response regulator; PFAM: Transcription regulator LuxR, C-terminal; Signal transduction response regulator, receiver region; SMART: Transcription regulator LuxR, C-terminal;~LuxR family two component transcriptional regulator [Streptomyces violaceusniger Tu4113];~Response regulator containing a CheY-like receiver domain and an HTH DNA-binding domain [Signal transduction mechanisms / Transcription]; COG2197;~dimerization interface [polypeptide binding];~identified by MetaGeneAnnotator; putative) has product MGVRLMVVDDHRLHAEALASALKLRGHRVLAAAAPVAGAADLVVSRAPEVCLLGTSRPAEPGVFDPVVRIRRERPQTAVVVLGPVPSPRGIAAAFAAGAAGYVRHDERIEGVERALVKARAGESAVAPQLLQAAFAELLHPAAQPDDEGQRLLRLLTPREAEVLVRVAEGEDTRGIAAGMAIAPSTARTHVQRVLMKLGVGSRLEAAALAARTGLLDRVPAPAGVGGGAGVGSLGGVGGVGLGGASAARG; this is encoded by the coding sequence ATGGGGGTTCGGCTCATGGTGGTCGACGACCACCGTCTGCACGCGGAGGCGCTGGCCTCGGCGCTCAAGCTGCGCGGGCACCGGGTGCTCGCCGCGGCGGCGCCGGTCGCGGGGGCCGCGGACCTGGTGGTGAGCCGCGCGCCGGAGGTCTGTCTGCTCGGCACCTCGCGGCCCGCCGAACCGGGCGTCTTCGATCCGGTCGTACGGATCCGGCGCGAGCGCCCGCAGACCGCCGTCGTCGTGCTCGGCCCGGTGCCGTCGCCGCGCGGCATCGCCGCCGCGTTCGCGGCCGGTGCGGCCGGGTACGTCCGGCACGACGAGCGCATCGAGGGGGTCGAGCGCGCCCTGGTGAAGGCCCGGGCGGGCGAGTCGGCGGTGGCGCCGCAGCTCCTCCAGGCCGCGTTCGCCGAGCTGCTGCACCCGGCGGCGCAGCCCGACGACGAGGGGCAGCGGCTGCTGCGGCTGCTGACCCCGCGCGAGGCGGAGGTGCTGGTCCGGGTGGCGGAGGGCGAGGACACCCGGGGGATCGCGGCGGGCATGGCGATCGCGCCGAGTACGGCGCGCACGCATGTGCAGCGGGTGCTGATGAAGCTGGGCGTCGGGTCCCGCCTGGAGGCGGCGGCGCTGGCGGCGCGGACGGGGCTGCTCGACCGGGTGCCGGCCCCGGCGGGTGTGGGCGGCGGCGCGGGCGTCGGGAGCCTGGGCGGCGTAGGCGGCGTGGGTCTGGGGGGCGCCTCGGCGGCGCGCGGCTGA